One stretch of Planococcus sp. PAMC 21323 DNA includes these proteins:
- the nadE gene encoding ammonia-dependent NAD(+) synthetase: MSTLQQQVIEELKVQPTIDPKEEIERTIQFLKEYLKHHSFLKGYVLGISGGQDSTLLGKLTQMAIDQLNEESGNNDYGFYAVRLPYGVQFDEHDAKDALEFIQPTKLYTINIKEAVDASKRALKEAGIELTDFAKGNEKARERMKAQYSVAAMHSAAVLGTDHAAEAITGFYTKFGDGAADLTPLFRLNKRQGRAMLKELGSPEHLYLKIPTADLEEEKPALPDEVALGVTYDVIDDYLEGKKIPADAKEKLEGHYLRTQHKRHLPITVFDDFWK; the protein is encoded by the coding sequence ATGTCTACTCTGCAACAGCAAGTTATTGAAGAGTTGAAAGTACAACCTACAATTGATCCTAAAGAAGAAATTGAACGGACAATCCAATTTTTAAAAGAGTATTTAAAACATCACTCTTTCTTAAAAGGATATGTTCTAGGAATCTCAGGTGGTCAAGATTCCACTTTGCTTGGTAAATTAACACAAATGGCAATCGATCAATTAAATGAAGAGTCGGGAAATAATGATTACGGATTTTATGCAGTGCGTTTACCATATGGTGTTCAATTTGATGAGCATGATGCTAAAGATGCTTTGGAATTTATCCAACCAACTAAGCTATACACAATTAACATAAAAGAAGCAGTTGATGCGAGCAAGCGTGCGCTAAAAGAAGCGGGCATCGAATTAACTGATTTTGCAAAAGGGAACGAAAAAGCACGTGAACGAATGAAGGCTCAATATTCAGTTGCAGCAATGCATAGTGCAGCTGTTCTCGGTACTGATCACGCGGCAGAAGCAATCACTGGTTTTTATACAAAATTCGGTGACGGTGCAGCTGACTTAACCCCATTATTCCGGTTAAATAAGCGCCAAGGAAGAGCGATGTTAAAAGAACTTGGCAGCCCGGAACATCTTTATTTGAAAATACCTACAGCAGATTTAGAGGAAGAAAAGCCTGCACTTCCGGATGAAGTAGCGTTGGGTGTCACTTATGATGTGATCGATGATTATTTAGAAGGTAAGAAAATTCCAGCAGACGCAAAGGAAAAGTTAGAAGGGCATTATTTAAGAACGCAGCATAAGCGTCATTTACCTATTACGGTGTTTGATGATTTTTGGAAATAA
- a CDS encoding AAA family ATPase has translation MNAKEQLEKIIDNIEKVIIGKRDIAELSIVAMLSHGHVLLEDVPGVGKTMLVRALAKSVGADFKRIQFTPDLLPSDVIGVSIYNPKDMEFHFRPGPIMGNIILADEINRTSPKTQSSLLEAMEEASVTIDGVTMQIPKPFFVMATQNPIEYEGTYPLPEAQLDRFLLKIKMGYPTSKEEMEVLSRAQVAAPIEDLTPVISLEELLNLQNQVRTIKVDETIRSYIVDLSRQTRQDAYVYLGVSPRGSIALMKASQAYALLKGRDYVTPDDVQYLAKFVFGHRIMLRSEARYDGITAEEITERILAKTHVPVKRLVGK, from the coding sequence ATGAATGCAAAAGAGCAGTTGGAAAAAATTATAGATAATATTGAAAAAGTTATTATAGGAAAACGTGATATTGCAGAGTTGAGTATTGTTGCCATGCTGTCTCATGGTCATGTTTTATTGGAAGATGTTCCGGGTGTGGGTAAAACAATGCTCGTCCGCGCTTTAGCTAAATCTGTGGGAGCTGATTTTAAACGGATCCAATTTACACCTGACTTATTGCCGTCAGATGTTATCGGTGTGTCTATATACAACCCGAAGGACATGGAATTTCATTTTCGACCGGGTCCAATTATGGGCAATATTATTTTAGCAGATGAAATAAACCGGACCTCACCGAAAACACAATCATCTCTATTAGAAGCAATGGAAGAAGCTTCTGTCACAATTGACGGCGTAACCATGCAAATTCCGAAACCATTCTTTGTTATGGCCACACAAAACCCAATTGAATACGAAGGTACTTATCCTTTACCAGAAGCCCAACTTGACCGTTTTTTATTGAAGATTAAAATGGGCTATCCGACATCAAAAGAAGAAATGGAAGTATTAAGCCGTGCGCAAGTCGCTGCTCCGATTGAAGACTTAACTCCAGTCATATCTCTTGAAGAGCTTTTAAACTTACAAAATCAAGTTAGAACAATTAAAGTCGACGAAACTATCCGCAGTTATATCGTCGATTTGTCTCGTCAAACTCGTCAAGATGCCTATGTATACCTGGGAGTAAGTCCCCGTGGTTCGATTGCATTGATGAAAGCATCGCAAGCGTATGCTTTATTAAAAGGTCGAGATTATGTAACACCGGACGATGTTCAATATTTGGCGAAATTTGTATTTGGACACCGGATTATGTTGCGGTCAGAGGCGAGGTATGATGGCATCACGGCAGAAGAAATTACAGAACGCATATTAGCGAAAACACATGTACCTGTAAAAAGGCTTGTTGGTAAATGA
- a CDS encoding DUF58 domain-containing protein: MNRFKKNTALWGRLAFVLFLLFLTFSFAMFQGGFVSWFIFYMSLPFILYSVLLAFYPLRKIEVSREIHTAQVRKGGSYSATITICRKNFFPLLYTVIREQTHSPALNKILATQRPKMIVPGFRKSYSWTYSIEDMPRGEHVLEGVFLELSDFFGWVKKSRLMPVSQTILVYPNTVEMAYRPIESRYDHGSMAAPFTLVKDTTMASGIRDYQPGDRVSWIHWKSYARTQTLRTKEFEDRQSQDLFLLDDRNASAKFELQVELVASILQSIVRANSSLAYLSVGQSRNYFPVIQTEEHLQRVMYHLAKVQGDLEKPVDQAVGRELQRVNASTLLYVTSQLSLEMVQSIQKNAKNLSSCLCLVVMRKDESLRDEDEKVHQFARSKGFIVNCVNPESFATVFTEVIRQ; encoded by the coding sequence ATGAACCGGTTTAAAAAAAACACAGCGTTATGGGGGCGTCTCGCATTTGTGCTTTTCCTTCTTTTTTTAACTTTTTCATTTGCCATGTTCCAAGGAGGGTTTGTTAGCTGGTTTATTTTTTATATGTCTTTACCATTTATCTTGTATTCTGTCCTATTGGCATTTTATCCTTTGCGAAAAATCGAGGTCTCTCGAGAAATTCATACGGCGCAAGTGCGAAAAGGCGGGAGTTATTCAGCGACCATTACGATTTGCCGGAAAAATTTTTTCCCGCTCCTCTATACCGTTATAAGAGAACAAACCCATTCTCCAGCGTTAAACAAAATCTTAGCAACCCAACGTCCGAAAATGATTGTACCAGGATTTCGGAAATCTTATTCTTGGACTTATAGCATTGAAGATATGCCAAGAGGGGAGCATGTGTTAGAAGGTGTCTTTTTAGAACTGTCAGATTTTTTTGGGTGGGTTAAAAAAAGTAGGCTCATGCCAGTATCTCAAACGATTTTAGTTTATCCAAATACAGTGGAAATGGCGTATCGACCAATCGAGTCGCGTTACGATCATGGATCGATGGCAGCTCCTTTTACATTAGTGAAAGACACGACTATGGCGAGTGGGATTCGTGATTATCAGCCAGGAGACCGAGTTTCATGGATTCATTGGAAGTCTTATGCTAGAACGCAAACCTTGCGAACAAAAGAGTTTGAAGATCGCCAGTCGCAAGATCTTTTTTTACTAGACGATCGAAATGCTTCGGCAAAATTCGAATTGCAGGTTGAATTAGTCGCTTCTATATTGCAATCGATTGTTCGTGCAAATTCTAGTCTAGCTTATTTATCCGTTGGTCAAAGTCGTAATTATTTTCCGGTTATCCAAACGGAAGAGCATTTACAACGAGTCATGTATCATTTAGCAAAAGTGCAAGGAGATTTGGAAAAGCCAGTTGACCAAGCAGTAGGACGCGAGCTTCAACGAGTAAATGCGTCAACTTTATTGTATGTAACGAGTCAACTTTCTTTAGAGATGGTGCAGTCCATTCAGAAAAATGCTAAAAATTTAAGTAGTTGCCTATGTTTAGTTGTTATGAGAAAAGACGAAAGCTTACGTGACGAAGACGAAAAAGTGCATCAGTTTGCACGCTCAAAAGGGTTTATCGTTAACTGTGTAAATCCTGAGAGCTTTGCAACAGTGTTTACAGAGGTGATCCGGCAATGA
- a CDS encoding DUF4129 domain-containing transglutaminase family protein, translating into MTSIRKNKFFMAILYVLVFFMLAEWLTPVIVLTETGHQAWFLIFIAVGLLMTFLKVPWWFSGPIKILYMLWFVVYVYTGSVFFTGEAISFLQADFSANFSALISQNWEQTTDAFRTILFFILLWMAIYLIHYWVSFRSSIFLFYVLTVVFIAVLDTFSPYSGEAAIIRIMIIGLLLAGLLYLVRWMEGHQISENADKIALFTVPLILGIAVSTAFALYLPKSEPIWPDPVPFITSFSGQGGSGSGGNVGRIGYGVDDSRLGGSFIGDDTRVFRAEISDGQYWKVESKDTYTTKGWELTEDIVESAIYSNDETVDTEFIPGEEVETTFVSMEQQFPFVLYPYGTESFSMEESPDYQYSSADQRFETYQNGEKLEAEEYGVTFAEPSFSLKKLRETSKEDLAELPTEFDRYVQLPDELPQRVRDLAIEITANSETVYDQTLAIERYFNTSGFTYSQTDIPVPKEGEDYVDQFLFDTKRGYCDNFSTSMVVLLRSLDIPARWVKGFAEGELIDTNGETDIYEVTNNNAHSWVEAYMPGVGWMLFEPTIGFTGSSAIDFDLELDPADPEQPDPEALPETQEPESVDEEEVVMPSQSDFWNRLTDFVSINRWKFIWGIVVIAIVSAILFKIRYRWMPKLLISYYRLRGHESVQFEKAYLQLLKQLELYGINRKPGQTLKSYAVYIDSFFGTQEMSELTRAYEQMIYGGDAESVGWHELKESWENLINRTSG; encoded by the coding sequence ATGACTTCCATTAGAAAGAATAAGTTTTTCATGGCGATTTTGTATGTTTTAGTTTTCTTCATGTTAGCCGAATGGTTAACGCCAGTTATTGTTTTGACTGAAACTGGTCATCAAGCCTGGTTTTTAATTTTTATTGCGGTTGGATTATTGATGACTTTTCTCAAAGTGCCTTGGTGGTTTTCGGGGCCGATAAAAATTTTATACATGTTATGGTTTGTGGTTTATGTATATACCGGTAGTGTTTTTTTTACTGGAGAAGCCATTTCGTTTCTCCAAGCTGATTTTAGTGCAAACTTCTCAGCGTTAATTAGCCAAAATTGGGAACAAACCACCGATGCTTTTCGCACAATCTTATTTTTCATACTATTGTGGATGGCCATTTACTTGATCCATTACTGGGTTAGTTTCCGCTCGAGTATTTTCTTGTTTTATGTTTTAACTGTTGTTTTTATCGCAGTATTAGATACATTTAGTCCGTATTCAGGAGAAGCTGCTATCATCCGAATAATGATTATCGGTCTTTTGCTCGCAGGTCTATTGTATTTGGTCCGGTGGATGGAAGGGCATCAAATTTCAGAGAACGCGGATAAAATAGCTTTGTTTACGGTGCCTCTTATTTTAGGGATTGCTGTTTCAACGGCGTTCGCGTTGTATTTACCGAAGTCAGAGCCGATTTGGCCAGATCCCGTGCCATTCATCACTTCTTTCTCGGGGCAAGGTGGGTCTGGGAGTGGTGGAAATGTAGGAAGAATAGGTTATGGAGTCGACGATTCACGCCTAGGAGGTTCATTTATTGGTGACGACACGCGGGTCTTTCGCGCGGAAATATCTGATGGCCAATACTGGAAGGTTGAATCAAAAGATACTTACACGACAAAAGGCTGGGAACTGACTGAGGATATAGTTGAGTCAGCTATTTACAGCAACGATGAAACTGTGGACACGGAGTTTATTCCAGGAGAAGAAGTGGAAACGACGTTCGTGTCGATGGAACAACAATTTCCTTTTGTTTTATATCCATATGGAACAGAATCTTTCTCGATGGAAGAATCTCCAGATTATCAATACAGTTCAGCAGATCAACGTTTTGAAACTTACCAAAATGGAGAGAAACTCGAAGCCGAAGAGTATGGAGTAACTTTCGCAGAACCTAGTTTCAGTTTGAAAAAGTTGCGTGAAACAAGCAAAGAAGATTTAGCGGAACTACCTACTGAGTTTGATCGCTATGTACAATTGCCGGACGAACTCCCCCAAAGAGTTCGCGACTTAGCTATAGAAATAACCGCAAATAGTGAGACAGTTTATGATCAAACATTGGCGATTGAGAGGTATTTCAATACTTCTGGATTTACCTATAGTCAGACGGATATTCCAGTTCCAAAAGAAGGAGAAGATTACGTAGATCAGTTTTTATTTGATACGAAAAGAGGGTATTGTGATAATTTTTCGACTTCAATGGTTGTGTTGTTACGCTCTCTAGATATCCCGGCTCGTTGGGTTAAGGGGTTTGCCGAAGGAGAACTAATCGACACCAATGGAGAAACTGATATATACGAAGTAACAAATAACAATGCGCATTCGTGGGTTGAAGCTTATATGCCAGGCGTAGGTTGGATGTTGTTTGAACCGACAATTGGTTTTACAGGTTCATCAGCTATTGATTTTGATTTGGAACTAGATCCCGCGGATCCTGAACAACCCGATCCTGAAGCACTTCCAGAGACTCAAGAGCCTGAAAGTGTAGATGAAGAAGAGGTTGTGATGCCTTCACAATCTGATTTTTGGAACAGATTGACTGATTTTGTTTCTATCAACCGGTGGAAGTTCATATGGGGAATTGTCGTTATAGCTATTGTTTCAGCTATTCTGTTCAAAATTCGATATAGATGGATGCCAAAATTACTTATTTCTTATTATCGATTACGTGGTCATGAATCGGTTCAGTTTGAAAAAGCCTATTTGCAGTTATTGAAGCAACTAGAATTATACGGTATCAATCGTAAGCCTGGTCAAACGCTGAAATCATACGCAGTATACATCGATTCATTTTTTGGAACACAAGAAATGTCTGAGTTGACACGTGCATATGAACAAATGATTTATGGTGGAGATGCAGAATCCGTTGGTTGGCATGAGTTGAAGGAAAGTTGGGAAAACTTAATCAATAGGACAAGTGGTTGA